The following coding sequences are from one Novosphingobium sp. Gsoil 351 window:
- a CDS encoding STAS/SEC14 domain-containing protein — protein sequence MKFVPGPDNAIAVSLSGTVTGDDLSQIMDRLELALNIFNTVDVFIETHEIKGLEVSALAAYAARALPLFGALRAFDRVAVVADQAWIRLATRLESAILPLISYRIFKPEHRAEAMAWAFHRDETSARDAQQAVGEIDRAA from the coding sequence ATGAAGTTCGTTCCGGGACCAGACAACGCCATCGCGGTATCGCTGAGCGGGACTGTTACGGGCGATGATCTGAGCCAGATAATGGACCGGCTCGAACTCGCGCTAAACATCTTCAACACTGTCGACGTCTTCATCGAAACGCACGAAATCAAAGGTCTGGAGGTGTCTGCGTTGGCAGCCTACGCGGCAAGGGCGCTCCCGCTCTTTGGCGCTCTCCGCGCGTTCGACCGAGTTGCCGTGGTTGCCGACCAGGCGTGGATCAGGCTGGCCACGCGACTGGAAAGCGCGATCCTACCCCTCATCAGCTACAGGATCTTCAAGCCTGAGCATCGCGCCGAAGCGATGGCATGGGCATTCCACCGCGATGAAACGTCCGCTCGCGATGCGCAGCAGGCAGTCGGCGAAATCGACCGCGCGGCCTAG
- a CDS encoding NAD(P)H-binding protein produces MVLGATGTIGRATVRALVQRNLDVVCLIRARAGGNGTIGPSGGTTLPAGAIVRVGDPTSSASLGRDGICGERFDAIISCLASRTGRPRDAWAIDYEAHIGALAAAQQARIPHMVLLSAICVQKPRLEFQRAKLAFEQALIGSGLTFSIVRPTAFFKSLSGQVDRVRQGKPFLLFGDGRLTACKPISDNDLGCYLADCLDDATRHDRILPIGGPGKAITPREQGEALFSLLGLEPRFRQVPVRMLDVILAILGLLGRVASKYADKAELARIGRYYATESMLVLDSVTGKYDADATPSTGAETLFDFYRRLINGEAEVERGDHSVF; encoded by the coding sequence TTGGTTCTGGGAGCGACCGGTACGATCGGGAGGGCGACCGTGCGCGCGCTCGTCCAGCGCAATCTGGATGTTGTTTGCCTGATCCGCGCGCGCGCGGGTGGCAACGGAACGATCGGTCCGTCCGGGGGCACCACCTTGCCCGCGGGAGCGATTGTCAGAGTCGGCGATCCGACCAGTTCGGCGTCGCTAGGCCGCGATGGAATTTGCGGCGAACGCTTCGACGCGATTATTTCCTGCCTTGCGTCCCGCACGGGCAGGCCCCGCGACGCTTGGGCAATCGACTATGAAGCGCACATCGGGGCATTGGCGGCCGCCCAGCAAGCTCGCATTCCCCACATGGTCCTGCTCTCGGCCATCTGCGTCCAAAAGCCCCGCCTGGAATTCCAAAGGGCGAAGCTCGCCTTCGAACAGGCGCTCATCGGGTCCGGACTGACCTTCTCGATCGTCAGGCCGACGGCCTTCTTCAAATCGCTGTCCGGGCAGGTCGATCGTGTGCGGCAGGGAAAGCCATTCCTGTTGTTTGGCGATGGAAGGCTGACTGCGTGCAAACCCATCAGCGACAACGATCTTGGCTGCTACCTCGCCGATTGCTTGGACGATGCGACCCGCCACGACCGGATTCTGCCGATCGGCGGACCCGGCAAGGCGATCACGCCGCGCGAACAGGGCGAAGCCTTGTTCTCGCTGCTGGGACTGGAACCCCGCTTTCGCCAGGTGCCGGTCAGAATGCTCGACGTCATTCTGGCAATTCTCGGCCTGCTCGGGCGCGTGGCGTCCAAGTATGCGGACAAGGCGGAACTGGCGCGCATCGGACGCTACTACGCGACCGAGTCGATGCTGGTCCTGGACAGCGTGACCGGAAAGTACGACGCCGATGCCACGCCGTCGACGGGTGCCGAAACCCTGTTCGACTTCTATCGCAGGTTGATAAACGGAGAAGCCGAAGTCGAGCGCGGCGATCACTCGGTGTTTTAG
- a CDS encoding TonB-dependent receptor, which produces MMRTIAWRGTVSIAALASCVPALAQETADEPTSGTEIVVTAQRRAESVQDVPISITALTGETLTRAGITDTESLSTLTPGLLVQRSVVGQIRIRGIGNENYTIAGDPGVAVHSDGVYVARAAAGLFDLYDVERVEVLRGPQGTLYGRNATGGVVNVIPNRPGPEFAARMNASYGNYDALRIDGMVNAPLGDAFAVRVAGLRNRRDGFTRNTNAAAQARSFGRLDSKDVWAVRGQIATTGSGPFEARLTAEYNHDDSNLPAYKYLNRPTALPTSDFGGGAAAFTKDNLRVVNQGIELAIPGTNRSVGSNADVFKTFQTGLALHLSYDFGPVTLSSISGYRDTKFNYLDDGDGADIFYVNYLQQDASKQYSQELQLAGGGGRFEWLLGAFYFRETGDSFIALPFPFGANLPFYITIDGSAKTRALAGYGELRFAATDRLKITLGGRYSSERRKARYRYEINFGAPFVANPDLKDTFNAFTPRLVVNYEASDDVNLYASATRGFKSGGFNLLAIQPGFDPEKLWSYEAGIKTTFAGGRGSLNADVFYTDYKDVQVQQIVNLQSVLTNAAAATIKGGEIELAYRPLGGFEVGGSLAYLDATYDNFCTGDPTQPAAPISAGCTAANPIDLAGNRFPRAPKWTLAGNLGYTFELGNAGSLALRADARYQSRTFFTQFNRPLISQKGYTTVNARATWTSDDERFTFGAFVNNLFDKDYFTEVLESGAFNPQLVGQAYVAPPRTYGVTAGVSF; this is translated from the coding sequence ATGATGAGGACGATCGCGTGGCGGGGTACGGTTTCGATCGCCGCTTTGGCCTCTTGCGTCCCGGCGCTCGCTCAGGAAACGGCCGACGAGCCCACCTCCGGCACGGAAATCGTGGTCACCGCGCAACGTCGCGCGGAAAGCGTCCAGGACGTGCCGATCTCGATCACCGCGCTGACCGGCGAGACGCTTACCCGCGCCGGGATCACCGATACCGAGAGCCTGTCGACGCTTACCCCCGGTCTGCTCGTCCAGCGTTCGGTCGTCGGCCAGATTCGCATCCGCGGCATCGGCAACGAAAACTATACGATCGCGGGCGACCCGGGCGTCGCGGTCCATTCGGACGGGGTCTACGTCGCCCGCGCCGCGGCGGGGCTGTTCGACCTCTACGACGTGGAACGGGTCGAGGTGCTGCGCGGTCCGCAAGGCACGCTGTATGGCCGCAACGCGACCGGGGGTGTGGTCAACGTGATCCCCAACCGGCCCGGCCCCGAATTCGCCGCGCGAATGAACGCCAGCTACGGCAACTACGACGCGTTGCGGATCGACGGAATGGTCAATGCGCCGTTGGGCGATGCCTTTGCGGTGCGCGTCGCCGGACTGCGCAATCGGCGCGACGGCTTTACCCGCAACACCAACGCCGCGGCGCAGGCGCGCAGCTTCGGGCGGCTCGACAGCAAGGACGTGTGGGCGGTTCGCGGCCAGATCGCCACCACCGGCAGCGGCCCGTTCGAGGCGCGCCTCACCGCCGAGTACAACCACGACGACAGCAACCTGCCCGCGTACAAGTACCTCAATCGTCCCACCGCGCTGCCCACGTCAGACTTCGGCGGCGGTGCGGCGGCGTTCACCAAGGACAATCTGCGTGTCGTCAACCAGGGGATCGAGCTTGCGATCCCTGGGACCAACCGCAGCGTCGGCAGCAACGCAGATGTCTTCAAGACCTTTCAGACCGGCCTCGCGCTTCATCTGTCGTACGATTTCGGTCCGGTCACGCTGTCGTCGATTTCCGGGTATCGCGACACCAAGTTCAACTACCTCGACGACGGCGACGGAGCGGACATCTTCTACGTCAACTACCTCCAGCAGGATGCGTCGAAGCAATACAGCCAGGAGTTGCAGCTCGCCGGGGGCGGCGGGCGGTTCGAGTGGCTGCTGGGCGCGTTCTATTTCCGCGAGACCGGCGACAGCTTCATCGCGCTTCCGTTCCCGTTCGGCGCCAACCTGCCGTTCTACATCACCATCGACGGTAGCGCGAAGACCCGCGCGCTGGCCGGGTACGGGGAGCTGCGCTTCGCCGCAACCGACCGGCTCAAGATCACGCTCGGCGGGCGCTACAGCTCCGAGCGCCGCAAGGCGCGCTATCGCTACGAGATCAACTTCGGCGCACCCTTCGTCGCCAACCCCGATCTCAAGGACACCTTCAACGCGTTCACCCCGCGCCTTGTGGTCAACTACGAGGCCAGCGACGACGTCAACCTCTACGCCTCGGCAACGCGCGGGTTCAAGTCGGGCGGCTTCAACCTGTTGGCGATCCAACCCGGCTTCGACCCGGAAAAGCTGTGGTCGTACGAAGCGGGGATCAAAACTACCTTCGCCGGCGGCCGCGGTTCGCTCAACGCCGACGTGTTCTACACCGACTACAAAGACGTTCAGGTCCAGCAGATCGTCAACCTGCAATCGGTGCTGACCAACGCCGCGGCAGCGACGATCAAGGGTGGCGAGATCGAGCTGGCCTATCGTCCGCTCGGCGGGTTCGAGGTGGGCGGCTCGCTCGCCTATCTCGACGCCACCTACGACAATTTCTGCACCGGCGACCCGACCCAGCCAGCCGCGCCGATCAGCGCGGGCTGCACCGCGGCCAACCCGATCGATCTTGCCGGAAACCGCTTTCCCCGCGCGCCCAAATGGACGCTGGCGGGCAACCTCGGCTATACCTTCGAGCTCGGCAACGCAGGCAGCCTCGCGCTGCGCGCCGACGCGCGCTATCAATCGCGCACGTTCTTCACCCAGTTCAACCGTCCACTGATCAGCCAGAAGGGTTATACCACGGTCAACGCCCGCGCCACCTGGACCAGCGATGACGAGCGTTTCACATTCGGTGCGTTCGTCAACAACCTGTTCGACAAGGACTACTTCACGGAAGTGCTCGAATCCGGCGCGTTCAACCCGCAGCTCGTGGGGCAGGCTTATGTCGCTCCGCCGCGGACTTATGGGGTGACCGCGGGCGTCAGCTTCTGA
- a CDS encoding MgtC/SapB family protein, with protein MTLDQLLGLALALAIGLLVGAERGWQSRDEEPGGRVAGIRTLSLLGLLGGLSGLQFDRAGYALFVLLASGALLALLLGYRADMRRDDNVSATSRGDAALERVDKAVRGILTGHPPGTPKIDAAWDTLPHPAG; from the coding sequence ATGACCCTTGACCAACTCCTCGGGCTGGCGCTGGCGCTCGCCATCGGCCTGCTCGTCGGCGCTGAGCGAGGCTGGCAGTCGCGCGACGAGGAACCCGGCGGCCGCGTGGCCGGTATCCGCACCCTTTCGCTCCTTGGCCTGCTCGGCGGGCTGAGCGGCCTCCAGTTCGACCGGGCAGGGTACGCGCTGTTCGTGTTGCTCGCCAGCGGGGCGCTGCTCGCCCTCCTGCTCGGCTATCGGGCGGACATGCGTCGCGACGACAACGTCAGCGCAACCTCGCGTGGCGACGCCGCGCTGGAACGCGTCGACAAGGCCGTTCGCGGAATTCTCACCGGCCATCCACCCGGTACGCCAAAGATCGATGCCGCGTGGGACACCTTACCTCACCCAGCTGGTTAG
- a CDS encoding TonB-dependent receptor, which produces MASRQRAIFPNSWALRSSLALTAIVCASPNVEAREAARLDIAASDLPQAIAELARQAGVSIGSNTSLPAIRTQRIRGTIGVAEALRRLLGPAGLVARQVGSTAWRIERSAQAVRPSPTPPPTPSALAPEVQAPPIVVTAAKQEQSLASAPFAVAVVVPDERSGGLAQAVLGSTWLASNVEGLALTGLGPGRNRMFVRGVADSPFNGASQSTVAILLDEARLTYAAPDPDVRLVDVERVELLKGPQGSLYGTGALGGIYQIRTRRPDLDSASFAAETGAENVWHGGLGGSASAVVNLPLRRDRMALRVLGYGAVEPGWIDTGDRRDANETRLWGARATLRTALGDAWLADATGFVQFLNSRDTQYVYAPTERARPAQLPEPHDNDLRHAALRVERRGGQIGIHLTSAMTWHDVADKLDATVGAQGFGLPDPGRLNDARSYRVWDNEARLDGQWGGMRWLAGAAYLDATQSRDLLLNARASTATISLGTEKRNSSDAALFGQMSMPLGQGLEATVGGRLFRSSTELTRAGRASAGLDDRRRTNVTPSASLSWQPRDGRLFFVRYGSAFRQGGLGAGSAQPMVLEGDELRTIEAGWREMLGSRGQFDLGGYFSDWDHLQSDALGTDGLVGTVDAGRARIVGAEASVDFRPVVGWRLQAGAIFQSALLIRNDLGIELDDRRLPVVPRYTVRGSLSHDWMLGPIPFSAQADARYLGPARLSFDPVLDRRAGNLLETRLFLGARLGRLALGVVTSNPLGLEANTFALGNPLRVIASRQYIPQKPRSIALSVRLLEFP; this is translated from the coding sequence ATGGCAAGCAGGCAGCGCGCGATCTTTCCCAACTCATGGGCCTTGCGCTCGTCGCTCGCCCTGACGGCTATCGTCTGCGCCAGCCCGAACGTTGAGGCCAGGGAGGCCGCAAGGCTCGACATTGCCGCAAGCGATCTGCCGCAGGCCATCGCTGAACTGGCGAGACAGGCGGGCGTCTCGATCGGATCGAATACCTCGCTTCCGGCAATTCGCACCCAGCGAATTCGCGGGACGATCGGCGTAGCCGAAGCGCTGCGTCGCCTGCTCGGCCCCGCGGGCCTAGTCGCTCGCCAGGTCGGGTCGACCGCTTGGCGGATCGAACGAAGCGCGCAAGCCGTCCGACCCAGCCCGACGCCCCCTCCGACGCCAAGCGCGCTTGCGCCCGAAGTGCAGGCGCCGCCGATCGTGGTGACCGCGGCAAAACAGGAACAGTCGCTCGCGAGCGCGCCGTTCGCGGTGGCGGTCGTTGTCCCAGACGAACGATCCGGAGGCCTGGCGCAGGCGGTGCTGGGCAGCACATGGCTTGCCTCGAACGTCGAGGGTTTGGCGCTGACCGGGTTGGGTCCTGGGCGAAACCGCATGTTCGTTCGGGGGGTGGCGGACAGTCCGTTCAATGGGGCCAGCCAATCGACAGTTGCGATCCTGCTCGACGAGGCGCGGTTGACTTACGCTGCGCCCGATCCCGACGTGCGGCTGGTTGATGTCGAGCGGGTCGAATTGCTCAAAGGCCCGCAGGGATCGCTTTATGGCACCGGAGCGCTCGGCGGGATCTACCAGATCCGCACCCGTCGTCCCGACCTCGATTCGGCTTCCTTTGCCGCCGAGACCGGTGCCGAGAACGTCTGGCACGGCGGGCTGGGCGGCTCCGCGAGCGCGGTCGTCAACCTTCCCCTGCGCCGCGACAGGATGGCGCTCCGGGTATTGGGCTACGGAGCGGTCGAGCCTGGCTGGATCGACACCGGCGACCGCCGCGACGCCAACGAGACGCGTTTGTGGGGCGCACGAGCGACGCTGCGCACCGCGCTGGGCGATGCCTGGCTGGCCGACGCGACGGGCTTCGTCCAATTCCTCAATTCGCGCGATACCCAGTATGTCTACGCGCCGACCGAGCGGGCGCGCCCGGCGCAACTGCCCGAACCCCACGATAACGACCTGCGCCATGCCGCGCTCCGCGTTGAACGCCGCGGTGGCCAGATCGGCATCCATCTGACCAGCGCGATGACCTGGCATGACGTAGCCGACAAGCTCGACGCAACCGTCGGCGCGCAAGGCTTCGGACTGCCCGACCCGGGAAGGTTGAACGATGCTCGGTCGTACCGCGTGTGGGACAACGAAGCGCGGCTTGACGGCCAATGGGGAGGCATGCGTTGGCTTGCGGGGGCCGCCTATCTCGATGCGACCCAAAGCCGCGATCTGCTGCTGAACGCGCGCGCAAGCACGGCGACGATTTCGCTTGGCACCGAGAAGCGCAATTCGTCAGACGCGGCGCTGTTCGGACAAATGTCGATGCCCTTGGGGCAGGGTCTCGAAGCAACCGTGGGCGGGCGCCTGTTTCGCAGCAGCACTGAACTCACGCGGGCCGGGCGGGCAAGCGCGGGACTAGACGATCGCCGCCGGACGAACGTAACTCCTAGCGCATCGCTGTCATGGCAACCGCGCGATGGACGCCTCTTCTTCGTGCGCTACGGTTCGGCGTTCCGGCAAGGCGGGCTGGGTGCGGGCAGCGCCCAGCCCATGGTGCTCGAAGGCGACGAACTGCGCACGATCGAGGCCGGCTGGCGCGAGATGTTGGGATCGCGCGGACAATTCGATCTTGGTGGGTATTTTTCCGACTGGGATCACCTGCAATCCGATGCTCTCGGCACGGATGGCCTGGTCGGAACGGTCGACGCGGGGCGCGCGCGCATCGTCGGCGCCGAGGCGTCGGTGGATTTTCGCCCGGTCGTTGGCTGGCGACTTCAAGCCGGAGCGATCTTCCAGAGCGCGCTGCTGATCCGCAACGATCTCGGGATCGAACTCGATGACCGCCGCCTGCCGGTCGTCCCGCGCTATACCGTGCGTGGTTCGCTGAGCCACGATTGGATGCTTGGCCCTATCCCTTTCAGCGCGCAGGCGGACGCGCGCTACCTCGGACCAGCCCGACTGAGCTTCGATCCCGTTCTCGATCGTCGCGCTGGCAACTTGCTGGAAACACGGTTATTCCTCGGTGCACGGCTTGGCCGCTTGGCGTTGGGCGTCGTCACATCCAATCCGCTCGGACTCGAGGCGAATACGTTCGCGTTGGGCAATCCATTGAGAGTGATTGCCTCTCGCCAATACATTCCGCAGAAACCTCGCTCGATTGCGCTTAGCGTGAGGCTGCTGGAGTTTCCCTGA
- a CDS encoding alpha/beta fold hydrolase, whose amino-acid sequence MAWHWLSDGVPLWYEDHGAGRPLVLLQGLQFPAGYFWQKNLAALVEAGNRVIVLDLRGQGLSGKPSGDHSVARNAADLAEFLDGRDITGAMLLGVAFGGIVALEYLRSHPAHRLRALGLCEMSPRVMSDEGWEHPTFGDFPPEAARGYGAGVRADRALLDGFLDAAFADPLDPAIKAEMKAQMYLTPTETVATIIDDMVEPDFRAFLPEIALPTLLVYGRRNNPVMPGRVGAWMAGRIPAAELVELDGGGHSVFWEDPTGFNRAVADFASRH is encoded by the coding sequence ATGGCGTGGCACTGGCTGAGCGACGGCGTTCCGCTGTGGTACGAGGACCACGGCGCGGGCCGTCCGCTGGTGCTGCTCCAGGGGCTGCAATTCCCCGCGGGATACTTTTGGCAGAAGAACCTCGCCGCGCTGGTCGAGGCCGGCAACCGCGTGATCGTGCTGGACCTGCGCGGCCAAGGTCTTTCGGGCAAGCCCTCGGGCGATCACTCGGTGGCGCGCAACGCCGCCGACCTAGCCGAATTTCTTGATGGCCGGGACATCACCGGCGCGATGCTGCTCGGCGTCGCATTCGGCGGGATCGTCGCGCTCGAATATCTGCGTAGCCACCCCGCGCATCGCCTCCGTGCGCTTGGCCTGTGCGAGATGAGCCCGCGGGTCATGTCGGACGAAGGCTGGGAGCATCCCACCTTCGGTGACTTTCCCCCGGAGGCCGCGCGCGGCTATGGCGCCGGGGTACGCGCCGATCGCGCGCTGCTCGACGGGTTCCTCGATGCCGCCTTCGCCGACCCGCTCGATCCTGCGATCAAGGCCGAGATGAAGGCGCAGATGTACCTGACCCCGACCGAGACCGTCGCCACGATCATCGACGACATGGTCGAGCCCGACTTCCGCGCCTTCCTGCCCGAGATCGCGCTGCCCACGCTGCTCGTCTATGGCCGGCGCAACAACCCGGTGATGCCCGGCCGTGTCGGCGCGTGGATGGCCGGGCGGATCCCCGCGGCCGAGCTGGTCGAGCTCGACGGTGGCGGGCACAGCGTGTTCTGGGAAGACCCCACGGGGTTCAACCGCGCGGTGGCCGATTTCGCGTCGCGGCACTGA
- a CDS encoding universal stress protein encodes MKNIMVLMHSDDGQESRLQCALDVARAVEGHLNCLDVAATPIVYDDYVTNYTQAILLEDAVAAERENRLKLEPRLKVEGVPYTWLETSGPIADCIVDRAGLNDLVVVGTHAPKGEPKYGDVAANIVRRVRRPILAVPRTAERIDLFGTALIAWDGSNAADAALRAAMPLLRLAGKAVIVTVGQVERDPADAASYCSRHGVRAEVRSAPGGEPVSDVLLDQARKFGAGLIVMGAFGHSPLREAIFGGVTRRMLERSGVPLLIAS; translated from the coding sequence ATGAAGAACATCATGGTGCTCATGCATTCGGATGACGGGCAGGAATCTAGGCTGCAATGCGCGTTGGACGTCGCGCGGGCGGTCGAGGGTCATCTCAACTGCCTCGATGTGGCTGCAACCCCGATCGTCTACGACGACTACGTGACGAACTACACCCAGGCGATCCTGCTGGAGGATGCCGTGGCCGCCGAGCGGGAAAACCGCCTCAAGCTTGAGCCGCGACTCAAGGTCGAGGGCGTTCCCTACACGTGGCTCGAAACGTCGGGTCCGATCGCCGATTGCATCGTCGATCGCGCCGGACTCAACGACCTTGTGGTTGTCGGTACGCACGCGCCAAAGGGCGAACCCAAGTATGGCGATGTGGCGGCGAATATCGTCCGCAGAGTGCGTCGCCCGATCCTGGCAGTGCCCCGGACAGCGGAACGCATCGACCTGTTTGGCACCGCACTGATTGCCTGGGACGGGTCGAATGCTGCCGACGCCGCGCTGCGAGCAGCGATGCCTTTGTTGCGGCTTGCGGGTAAAGCGGTGATCGTAACCGTCGGCCAGGTCGAGCGAGATCCCGCGGATGCGGCGAGCTATTGCTCTCGCCACGGGGTTCGCGCCGAGGTTCGCTCCGCACCCGGCGGAGAGCCGGTGAGCGATGTCCTGCTCGACCAGGCGAGGAAATTCGGCGCGGGCTTGATCGTCATGGGGGCGTTCGGCCACTCGCCGCTGCGCGAAGCGATCTTCGGCGGCGTCACGCGACGGATGCTGGAACGCTCGGGCGTGCCCTTGCTGATAGCGTCCTAA
- a CDS encoding IclR family transcriptional regulator, producing the protein MAQDLVKSAARAIEILELFAARRQPMTATQLGTALGYPKSSMSGLVKSLVSQGYLSANGVDQAYFPTLKLSRLGEWVPGALLGSETLLPLLSQLRDATGETVTLTIAADLHMRCLHALIGTHPIALQVEEGVSFPMIGTAIGTMYLATQEPARVEAIFERWGRDHADQREVLSEIALAVDKARTVGHATAFDIVIPDTGAIAMPLWTRGFGEPMILAVAGLNRRIRDREEQIVALMQAINDSDKRSSRQAATPRDL; encoded by the coding sequence ATGGCTCAGGATCTCGTCAAGTCAGCCGCGCGGGCGATCGAAATCCTCGAGCTGTTTGCCGCCCGTCGCCAACCGATGACCGCGACCCAGCTCGGCACCGCGCTCGGTTATCCGAAGTCTAGTATGAGCGGCTTAGTCAAGAGCTTGGTAAGCCAAGGGTACCTTTCCGCCAATGGCGTCGACCAGGCCTACTTTCCCACGCTCAAGCTGTCCCGGCTCGGCGAGTGGGTTCCGGGGGCGCTGCTCGGGTCGGAAACGCTGCTTCCGCTGCTGTCCCAGCTCCGCGATGCCACCGGCGAGACGGTAACGCTGACGATCGCCGCCGACCTCCACATGCGTTGCCTCCATGCGCTGATCGGCACCCACCCGATCGCGCTCCAGGTCGAGGAAGGCGTGAGCTTTCCGATGATCGGCACCGCCATCGGGACGATGTACCTGGCGACCCAGGAGCCGGCCCGCGTCGAAGCGATTTTCGAGCGCTGGGGCAGAGACCATGCCGATCAGCGCGAGGTTCTGAGCGAGATCGCCCTGGCGGTCGACAAGGCGCGAACCGTGGGCCACGCGACCGCGTTCGATATCGTCATTCCCGATACGGGCGCCATCGCCATGCCGCTGTGGACCCGCGGGTTCGGCGAGCCGATGATTCTGGCGGTTGCCGGACTGAACCGGCGCATCAGGGACCGCGAAGAGCAGATCGTGGCGCTGATGCAGGCGATCAACGACAGCGACAAGCGAAGCAGCCGCCAAGCCGCGACCCCGCGGGACCTCTAA
- a CDS encoding DUF1330 domain-containing protein, producing the protein MDPCFLTLKSGCDATAWADRAAAHRGTVLAAADAAEVTVLEPGSRHTGLTILRFAFPEDRSALWSACADLIAADPALVALASNGIAWEGWPGNFVPTIATVEVPAADTARCFMVIEGTGTDQARMDRYRDIILPMMRERGAYYVVFELGGAIEVWAGAWAEGIFAISRWPSRAHAEDFWFSERYQGEAIPIRTGVGRFDVQIVDGVAG; encoded by the coding sequence ATGGACCCCTGCTTTCTCACGCTCAAGAGCGGCTGCGATGCGACCGCCTGGGCCGATCGGGCGGCCGCCCATCGGGGAACCGTGCTCGCGGCGGCGGACGCCGCCGAAGTCACCGTTCTCGAACCCGGCAGCCGGCACACCGGCCTCACGATCCTGCGCTTTGCCTTCCCTGAGGACCGGTCGGCGTTGTGGAGCGCCTGCGCCGATCTGATCGCGGCCGATCCGGCGCTGGTCGCCCTCGCCAGCAACGGGATCGCGTGGGAGGGCTGGCCAGGTAATTTCGTCCCGACCATCGCCACTGTCGAGGTGCCGGCCGCGGACACCGCACGCTGCTTCATGGTGATCGAGGGCACCGGGACCGACCAGGCGCGAATGGACCGCTATCGCGACATCATCCTGCCGATGATGCGCGAGCGCGGCGCCTACTACGTCGTCTTCGAGCTCGGTGGCGCGATCGAGGTGTGGGCGGGCGCGTGGGCCGAGGGGATCTTCGCGATCTCGCGCTGGCCCTCGCGCGCACATGCCGAGGACTTCTGGTTCAGCGAGCGGTATCAAGGCGAGGCGATCCCGATCCGCACCGGGGTCGGCCGTTTCGACGTCCAGATCGTCGACGGCGTAGCCGGATGA
- a CDS encoding amidohydrolase family protein: MVKAIDIVVNLFGPEEVAAGLTGFDAAFMDQVRMPAAMRGGIDCDAYVRLMDEAGVEHSLLIAVRAGDRRWRGSFEIPYDTVARWCDRHPTRFSGLAGADPTRGMAQLRDLEHAAALGFVGVHAYPHWFSLPPDAAQWYPIYAKCCELELPFMLQVGQNLIYREDVRLPSVARPILLDRVAIDFPELTLIGIHVGTPWAEEMIAMAWKHARMFIGIDAYAPKHLPAALIHYMDTYGSEKVLFGTDWPVIDPRRAVAEMAAHRLRPASHAAVMRGNALRVFPKMAARLASTDAP, encoded by the coding sequence GTGGTCAAGGCCATCGACATCGTCGTCAATCTGTTCGGACCCGAGGAAGTCGCGGCGGGGCTGACCGGGTTCGATGCGGCGTTCATGGATCAGGTGCGCATGCCCGCCGCGATGCGCGGCGGGATCGATTGCGACGCCTATGTGCGCCTGATGGACGAGGCGGGCGTCGAGCATTCGCTGCTGATCGCGGTCCGGGCGGGCGATCGCCGGTGGCGCGGCAGTTTCGAGATTCCCTATGACACCGTCGCTCGCTGGTGCGACCGGCATCCCACACGCTTTTCCGGGCTTGCCGGGGCCGACCCCACTCGCGGCATGGCGCAACTGCGGGATCTGGAGCACGCCGCCGCCTTGGGCTTCGTAGGCGTCCACGCCTATCCGCACTGGTTCTCGCTGCCGCCCGATGCGGCGCAATGGTATCCGATCTACGCCAAGTGCTGCGAACTCGAGCTACCGTTCATGCTCCAGGTCGGCCAAAATCTGATCTATCGCGAAGATGTGCGCCTGCCTTCGGTGGCGCGCCCGATCCTGCTCGATCGGGTCGCGATCGACTTTCCCGAGCTCACCCTGATCGGCATCCATGTCGGCACGCCTTGGGCCGAGGAAATGATCGCGATGGCCTGGAAGCACGCGCGGATGTTCATCGGGATCGACGCCTACGCGCCCAAGCACCTGCCTGCAGCCTTGATCCACTACATGGACACATACGGCAGCGAGAAAGTCCTGTTCGGCACCGACTGGCCGGTGATCGATCCCCGCCGCGCCGTCGCCGAGATGGCCGCGCACCGCTTGCGCCCGGCGTCGCATGCCGCGGTCATGCGCGGCAACGCCTTGCGCGTGTTTCCCAAGATGGCGGCCCGGCTGGCCTCGACCGATGCGCCCTGA